From Hydra vulgaris chromosome 07, alternate assembly HydraT2T_AEP, a single genomic window includes:
- the LOC136082749 gene encoding uncharacterized protein LOC136082749, producing MHTVLEGVVVFELGAVLYCLSVEKCFFTLGELNNRLSYFWSMVNVGKKNKSPELNKLEVPGHELSPKEDEYWKFLLELSTLVDFIFAPKYTIGMVTYLKYIIASHLENFKFLFGNRTRLRPKHHFLVHLPTIIINSGPLIGMNCLKYELKNSFFKRSAHIVSNFKNICLTLAKRHQHNALHYRLSSAYMHNLLISESHDVVPIHSLHYSQVLLDNLHCKPTDDIFITFKIKRGSLQYKTNHHLTISEDEDYPVFGKVISFVSIRDESLWFVVVSKLNTLKFVEHCHCFLVENVKQDTYLVIKLDKLVDDHPVLSYQKGNAYYIRQQYHVFKE from the exons ATGCACACTGTACTTGAAGGCGTTGTTGTTTTTGAGTTAGGTGCTGTCCTGTATTGTTTGTCTGtcgaaaaatgtttttttacccTTGGTGAGTTGAACAATCGCCTATCTTACTTTTGGTCAATGGTTAatgttggcaaaaaaaataaatcgcCAGAACTCAACAAATTGGAAGTTCCAGGACATGAGCTATCACCAA AGGAGGATGAATATTGGAAGTTTTTACTAGAATTGTCTACtttagttgattttatttttgctccAAAATATACAATAGGAATGGTAACATACCTTAAATATATCATAGCCAGCcatttggaaaattttaaatttctttttgggAACCGCACTCGTCTTCGTCCTAAACATCATTTTTTGGTTCATTTAccaacaattattataaattctGGACCTCTTATTGGAATGAACTGTCTAAAATATgaactaaaaaattcatttttcaaaagatcTGCACATATtgtaagcaattttaaaaatatatgcctCACTCTTGCCAAAAGACATCAACACAATGCCTTACATTATAGACTATCAAGTGCTTATAtgcataatttattaatttctgaAAGCCATGATGTGGTACCAATTCACAGTCTTCATTATTCACAAGTACTTTTGGACAATCTTCATTGTAAACCTACTGATGATATTTTCATTACATTCAAAATTAAAAGGGGATCTCTTCAATACAAAACAAACCACCATCTTACTATTAGTGAAGATGAAGATTATCCAGTTTTTGGAAAAGTTATCAGCTTTGTTAGTATCAGGGATGAGTCCTTATGGTTTGTTGTAGTGTCTAAGCTTAACACACTTAAATTTGTGGAGCATTGCCACTGCTTTTTGGTTGAAAATGTCAAACAAGATACATATCTTGTTATAAAGTTGGACAAACTTGTTGATGATCACCCTGTTTTATCATATCAAAAAGGAAATGCGTATTATATAAGGCAACAATATCATGTGTTTAAGGAATAA
- the LOC124806381 gene encoding uncharacterized protein LOC124806381 isoform X1: MNDVIKQEFHSIEEASSNITLHDSFNTCKQNILLLARGLSMTNMFKNTLSEDEYNEEDTTLLAFKALPFLLKAPPQKGKKHPRMNPDAILALFYREMDVHLSLESSLQLFKKEKVFEPILLKCCGSLFIKVDNTAKRLEAIPSISFAFELLLASYYVFNVNFPHELICVYGFLGSLLGISSKGIIVNSFFKESITKSLTLN, encoded by the exons ATGAATGATGTT ATTAAACAAGAGTTTCATTCCATTGAAGAGGCATCAAGTAATATTACATTGCATGATAGCTTTAACACGtgcaaacaaaacattttgttactAGCAAGAGGTTTGTCAATGACAAATATgttcaaaaatactttatcaGAAGACGAATATAatgaag aagataCAACTTTGCTTGCCTTTAAGGCGCTCCCTTTTCTTCTGAAAGCACCTCCACAGAAGGGCAAGAAGCATCCGAGAATGAATCCTGATGCAATTCTAGctttattttatagagaaatGGAT GTGCACCTCAGTCTTGAAAGCTCCCTTCAGTTATTTAAGAAAGAGAAAGTTTTTGaaccaattttattaaagtgttgCGGCAGTCTATTTATTAAAGTCGATAACACAGCTAAACGGTTGGAAGCCATACCGAGTATAAGTTTTGCTTTTGAGTTGCTGCTAGCCTcttattatgtatttaatgtCAATTTTCCTCATGAACTTATTTGTGTATATGGATTTCTGGGAAGCTTGCTTGGAATAAGCAGCAAAGGAATTATcgtcaattctttttttaaagaaagtattaccaaaagtttaacattaaattaa
- the LOC124806381 gene encoding uncharacterized protein LOC124806381 isoform X2: MNDVIKQEFHSIEEASSNITLHDSFNTCKQNILLLAREDTTLLAFKALPFLLKAPPQKGKKHPRMNPDAILALFYREMDVHLSLESSLQLFKKEKVFEPILLKCCGSLFIKVDNTAKRLEAIPSISFAFELLLASYYVFNVNFPHELICVYGFLGSLLGISSKGIIVNSFFKESITKSLTLN; this comes from the exons ATGAATGATGTT ATTAAACAAGAGTTTCATTCCATTGAAGAGGCATCAAGTAATATTACATTGCATGATAGCTTTAACACGtgcaaacaaaacattttgttactAGCAAGAG aagataCAACTTTGCTTGCCTTTAAGGCGCTCCCTTTTCTTCTGAAAGCACCTCCACAGAAGGGCAAGAAGCATCCGAGAATGAATCCTGATGCAATTCTAGctttattttatagagaaatGGAT GTGCACCTCAGTCTTGAAAGCTCCCTTCAGTTATTTAAGAAAGAGAAAGTTTTTGaaccaattttattaaagtgttgCGGCAGTCTATTTATTAAAGTCGATAACACAGCTAAACGGTTGGAAGCCATACCGAGTATAAGTTTTGCTTTTGAGTTGCTGCTAGCCTcttattatgtatttaatgtCAATTTTCCTCATGAACTTATTTGTGTATATGGATTTCTGGGAAGCTTGCTTGGAATAAGCAGCAAAGGAATTATcgtcaattctttttttaaagaaagtattaccaaaagtttaacattaaattaa